Genomic DNA from Paenibacillus sp. MBLB1832:
GCTGCCTTTAATTTTCTCCAGCTTGGATGTATCTCGCTCCAGCGTTTCCAACTCAGCTTTACAATTCGCCAACACGGTTTGCACGATGTGTGAAACGAATTGCTCCTGCACTTCAAGGTTCTCTGCATGATCCACGAACGCCATCTCAGGCTCGATCATCCAGAATTCAATTAAGTGACGGCGTGTCTTAGATTTCTCTGCACGGAAGGTCGGACCGAATGAATATACACGCCCCAGTGCCATCGCCGCGGCTTCCATATACAATTGTCCACTCTGCGTCAAGAATGCGTCTTCATCGAAATATTTCGTATGGAACAAATTGGTCGTTCCTTCACACGAAGATGGCGTCAGAATAGGAGGATCGACTAGATGGAATCCGCGATCGTTGAAAAATTGCTGAACTGCTTTAATAATTTCCGCGCGAATCACGAGCACGGCACGCTGACGCGGACTGCGGATCCACAAGTGACGATTATCCATGAGGAAATCGACCCCGTGCTCTTTTGGCGTAATCGGATACTCTTCTGTCACTTGAATAATCTCCACACCGGTCACGTCAAGCTCAAAGCCGCCTTTACTGCGCGTATCTTCTTTCACTGTACCTGTTATGTATAACGAGCTCTCTTGTGTCAACTTGGAGGCCGCTTCCCAGACCTCTTCGCTTACTTCGCTTTTTACAACAACACCTTGTATATATCCGGAGCCGTCTCTCAGCTGCAAAAATTGTATTTTACCGCTCGAACGTTTCTTATTTAACCAACAGCCAATTGTGACAGATTGCCCGACATGATGTTTAACTTCGCCAATTGTACTTTTCATCTAACCTTCATCCTCCCTAAACTGCAGATCATTTCCATTGTACACTATTTCATACTTGCCACGAAAGATTCAGAGGGACTGACCTGCCCCAGTAGCAATAAGGCCATAGGTATCCTGCGCAATCACCCACTCCTCATTCGTCGGAATAACTAGCACTTCAACCTTGGAGCCTGGCTTCGTAATACGCTTCTCAATGCCTCTGCCCGCCTCATTCGCTTCCCTGTCAAAATCAACCCCCAAGAAGCTCAGTTGCTCGCACACTGCTTGCCGCAGCGGCGCCGAATTCTCGCCGACGCCCGCTGTAAACACAATCGCATCCACGCCATTCATCGCGGCTGTATAAGCGCCGATGTATTTGCGTAAACGATACGCATACATCTCAAATGCCAGGCCAGCGTTCCCATCGCCCGCTTCCATCGCCTCTACAATCTCCCGCATATCGCTGGAGATCCCCGAGATCGCCTGCAGGCCGCTATGCTTATTCAGCATCGAGCTGACCTCGCCGATCGTCAAATCCTCCTTGCCCATCACGTACGGCACGATGGCCGGATCCAGATCGCCGCTGCGCGTGCCCATCATAAGCCCCTCGAGCGGGGTCATCCCCATGCTCGTGTCGACCGACTGGCCGCCCTGTACGGCGGCGCAGGAAGCTCCGTTACCAATGTGACAGGTAACGAGCTTCAACTGCCCCAGCGGGCGTCCTAGGAAGGCAGCGGCACGCTCGCTGACGTACTGGTGCGACGTACCGTGGAAACCGTAGCGGCGCACCTTGTGCTTCCGGTAGAGGGCCATCGGCACCGGATACAGGTAGGCCTTCGCCGGCATCGACTGATGGAAGGCGGTGTCGAAAACGACAGCCTGCGGAACCCCAGGCATGTTCGCCTCCACCGCCGAAATGCCCAGCATATGCGCTGGATTGTGCAGCGGCGCCAAATCGAAGAGACGCCGGATCTCTTTCTTCACCTCGTCTGTCACGAGGACGGAGCTCTTGAACGATTCGCCGCCGTGAACGACGCGGTGGCCGACGGCATCGATCGCAGAAATATCCGCAATGACGCCATGCTCAGGATGCACCAGAATGTCCAGCACCTTGCGAATAGCCGTTGTATGCTCCAGTATTTCATCAACTTTATGATAATCCGGTTTATCGGTTGGCTCATGCAGGAGGATCGCGGAATCCATCCCGATGCGCTCCACACGGCCTTTGGCCAGAACAGAGGCATCCTCCATTTGGAAAAGCTGATATTTCACCGAGGAGCTTCCTGCATTAATAACGAGAATATTCATAATCGGTCACCATCCTTATCGTAACGGAAGAAGCCTTCCCCCGTTTTAGCGCCTAGATGACCAGCTCGAACCATTTGCTTCAGCAGGTAGGAAGGTCTGTATTTGATATCACCGTATTCACGGAACATTCCTTCAAGCGCAGCCTGTACGGCATCCAGTCCGAAACGATCGCACATCTCGAGTGGACCGTACTTGAAGTCATACCCGATTCGCATCGCTCCATCGATATCTTCCGCCGAGGCAACACCTTCGGATAACGTATGCAGCGCTTCGTTTATCAAGGTGCAAATGAGCCGTGTTGTGATATAGCCTGGTGATTCCGTGACTTTAATACTTTTTTTATGCAGCAATTCATCAATGAATTGTCGTGTGTGCTTGTATGTATCGTCGGATGTTTTCATTGCGCGGACGATCTCAACGAGATTGATCTTTGCAACGGGATGCAAGAAATGCAGGCCAATAACTCGTTCGGGATGCGTGGTAACTGCCGCAATCTCGGTAACGCTAAGTGTTGAGGTATTCGTAGCCAGGATGATCGATTCAGAACAAATCTGATTCAATTGAAAAAAGACATGCTTCTTAGCATTCAAATCTTCAGAAATCGTTTCGATGACGAAATCACAAGCGGCCATGTCCAGAATCGAATCGGCTCTCTTGATTTTAGACAAAATGGATTTCTTCTCCGCCTCCGTCAATGCCCACCGATCGATTTGCTTATCTAAACTAACCGTAATCTGCTCGATCGCGCGGTCTAGTTTCTCTATCGTTTTTTCGGCAAGCATAACGTCCAGTCCACGGGCTGCAAGCATCTCTGCTATCCCCTGTCCCATCGTACCCCCACCAATGACTCCAATCGTTTTATACATCATAGCGCACTTCTCCTTCTTCCATGCACATCAAAAAATACAAGAACCGCTGGCCTAATTGGCCAACGGTCATTATTATGCACTTTGTGACACCGAGGCGTCAAATAACGTTCGAAATGTCTCGCCTGAAAGCACTTCTTCCCTCATTAGAATTGCAAAAGCATGGTCAAAAATGCTTCGCTGTTCTTCTAACATCTGTTTCGTTCGAAGCATTAATGCATCCAGAATGGCCGCATTTTCTTTCATCAGCTGTTCCTTGGTCACCATTTCACGGTCGATAATACCTAAACCCGTTAAACCCGCATCCATCATATTACGCACCATCGAGAGCGATTGCTCGAAATCATTACGAGATCCTGTGCTGCGACCGCCGTAAATCATTTCCTCTGCTGCCGCACCGCCAAGTGCGATCATGATCTGCTCTTCAATATAATCCTTCGTGTATAGATAATGATCTTGCGGCGGATTGTGACGCACATAGCCTAATGCTTTGCCGCGCGGACTAACGGTAACCTGAGATACGGAACCAGGTCGAACAAGCTCCGCAATAATAGCATGACCCAATTCGTGATATGCCACACGTTCTTTCTCGCCATGGGCCGTTTCTTTATCCGTACGCTCGCCCATCATGACTTTATCAATCGCTGAGGCCAAATGGGACTTCTCAATCGCTTGCTTATCCTCACGCATTGCATAAATCGCAGCCTCATTCAGCACGCCTTCCAACTGCGCACCCGAGAATCCGAAAGTTTGCTCTGCTGTCTGATCCAATGATACGCCATCCGCGAGCGGCTTGTTCTTTCCATGAATCTTTAGAATCGCAAGGCGGCCTTTCTTATCGGGCAAATCCACTTCAATATGTCTGTCAAAACGCCCTGGACGCAGCAATGCGCTATCCAGCATTTCTTTACGGTTCGTTGCTGCAATAATGAGAATTCGAGGCGCATCATTCGTATGAATCCCGTCCATCTCGGTAAGCAATTGATTCAACGTCTGGTCATATTCACGCTGCTGACCGCCGTCACGTTTACCACCGATTACATCGATCTCATCGATAAAAATAATGGCATTTTCCTTGCCCTCTTTGATGGCACGCGTTCTTGCTGTTTGAAACAAGTCACGAACACGGCTTGCACCAACACCCACGTACATCTCAACAAATTCAGAGCCAGATGCAGCTAGGTAAATGGAGTTTGTATAATGCGCAGCTGCTTTCGCCATTAAGGTTTTTCCTGTCCCTGGCGGGCCAGTTAACAATAAGCCTTTCAACGGTCGAATGCCTAATTTCTTAATTTCCTCATGTTTAATCAAAAAATCAAGAGCTTCCATTAATTCTTTCTTTGCACGATCTTGTCCACCAATTTCATCGAATGTCAGCATGGACGGAGTCCGGTTCTTGCTCTTCCGATCTCCACCGCCTGCAGAAGTACTGATACCGCCGCCGCGGGTTTTCATCATATAGAATAGTGTAACACCCAAACCGCATATGAATAGGATCGGCAGCACATTCACACCTTGATAAATCAGAAAAGCCAGTAAAACTGGGACTACACCGATACCAATTTCTTTATATATTTTAATCATTCGGCCACACTCCAATCTGGGAGATTCTTGGCAGTAGGATGAATTTCGTTGCATCACCATCTGTCAAACGGATATACACATTTTGCTCATCCATTTCACTATCTACTTTCAGTTGGCCAACACCATCCGCAAATTTCTGCAACGTTGTTGGAATATCGGCATAATGTCTAGTTTCCATCGCTTGTGCAACATCAAACAGCGCTTTGGACCACCAAGCGTCAAGTTCAGCCGAGGATGGGTTGTTAACTTTTATATTTACCGTGCGCTTCCCGATAATCGAGGCGCCTTCTTTATGAATTTGTTCCACGACAGT
This window encodes:
- a CDS encoding acetate kinase; the encoded protein is MNILVINAGSSSVKYQLFQMEDASVLAKGRVERIGMDSAILLHEPTDKPDYHKVDEILEHTTAIRKVLDILVHPEHGVIADISAIDAVGHRVVHGGESFKSSVLVTDEVKKEIRRLFDLAPLHNPAHMLGISAVEANMPGVPQAVVFDTAFHQSMPAKAYLYPVPMALYRKHKVRRYGFHGTSHQYVSERAAAFLGRPLGQLKLVTCHIGNGASCAAVQGGQSVDTSMGMTPLEGLMMGTRSGDLDPAIVPYVMGKEDLTIGEVSSMLNKHSGLQAISGISSDMREIVEAMEAGDGNAGLAFEMYAYRLRKYIGAYTAAMNGVDAIVFTAGVGENSAPLRQAVCEQLSFLGVDFDREANEAGRGIEKRITKPGSKVEVLVIPTNEEWVIAQDTYGLIATGAGQSL
- a CDS encoding 3-hydroxyacyl-CoA dehydrogenase family protein, with protein sequence MMYKTIGVIGGGTMGQGIAEMLAARGLDVMLAEKTIEKLDRAIEQITVSLDKQIDRWALTEAEKKSILSKIKRADSILDMAACDFVIETISEDLNAKKHVFFQLNQICSESIILATNTSTLSVTEIAAVTTHPERVIGLHFLHPVAKINLVEIVRAMKTSDDTYKHTRQFIDELLHKKSIKVTESPGYITTRLICTLINEALHTLSEGVASAEDIDGAMRIGYDFKYGPLEMCDRFGLDAVQAALEGMFREYGDIKYRPSYLLKQMVRAGHLGAKTGEGFFRYDKDGDRL
- a CDS encoding AAA family ATPase, encoding MIKIYKEIGIGVVPVLLAFLIYQGVNVLPILFICGLGVTLFYMMKTRGGGISTSAGGGDRKSKNRTPSMLTFDEIGGQDRAKKELMEALDFLIKHEEIKKLGIRPLKGLLLTGPPGTGKTLMAKAAAHYTNSIYLAASGSEFVEMYVGVGASRVRDLFQTARTRAIKEGKENAIIFIDEIDVIGGKRDGGQQREYDQTLNQLLTEMDGIHTNDAPRILIIAATNRKEMLDSALLRPGRFDRHIEVDLPDKKGRLAILKIHGKNKPLADGVSLDQTAEQTFGFSGAQLEGVLNEAAIYAMREDKQAIEKSHLASAIDKVMMGERTDKETAHGEKERVAYHELGHAIIAELVRPGSVSQVTVSPRGKALGYVRHNPPQDHYLYTKDYIEEQIMIALGGAAAEEMIYGGRSTGSRNDFEQSLSMVRNMMDAGLTGLGIIDREMVTKEQLMKENAAILDALMLRTKQMLEEQRSIFDHAFAILMREEVLSGETFRTLFDASVSQSA
- the asnS gene encoding asparagine--tRNA ligase, with product MKSTIGEVKHHVGQSVTIGCWLNKKRSSGKIQFLQLRDGSGYIQGVVVKSEVSEEVWEAASKLTQESSLYITGTVKEDTRSKGGFELDVTGVEIIQVTEEYPITPKEHGVDFLMDNRHLWIRSPRQRAVLVIRAEIIKAVQQFFNDRGFHLVDPPILTPSSCEGTTNLFHTKYFDEDAFLTQSGQLYMEAAAMALGRVYSFGPTFRAEKSKTRRHLIEFWMIEPEMAFVDHAENLEVQEQFVSHIVQTVLANCKAELETLERDTSKLEKIKGSFPRITYDEAVDYLQKNGHEFAWGEDFGAPHETAIAAQYETPVFITHWPTEIKAFYMKPDPSRPEVVLCADMIAPEGYGEIIGGSQRIDDPELMAQRFTEHELSQEAYQWYLDLRKYGTVPHSGFGLGLERTVAWICGLDHVRETIPFPRLLYRLYP